From one Musa acuminata AAA Group cultivar baxijiao chromosome BXJ2-6, Cavendish_Baxijiao_AAA, whole genome shotgun sequence genomic stretch:
- the LOC135613936 gene encoding uncharacterized protein LOC135613936 — protein MADKGGICPSDIEGGHHLLPSDESDQDSDDEAGHSPHDPSCEISASPEPCRKSCVSVSDGSLEGDLESGISESKTASPERGGSDCRICHLSLEKASPDAGAPIELGCCCKDDLAAAHKRCAETWFKIKGNKTCEVCGSIAKNVVGSGETEPTEHWNEAATASPPPSSSSSETQSSWQGHRFLNLLLACLVFAFVISWLFHFNAPG, from the exons ATGGCTGACAAGGGAGGTATATGCCCTTCGGATATCGAAGGAGGGCATCATCTGCTCCCTTCTGATGAGAGCGACCAAGACAGCGACGACGAGGCAGGGCACTCGCCGCACGATCCCAGCTGCGAAATAAGCGCATCTCCGGAGCCTTGCAGGAAATCCTGCGTCTCGGTCTCGGACGGCTCGCTGGAGGGCGACCTAGAGAGCGGGATTTCTGAGAGTAAGACGGCGAGTCCGGAGAGAGGTGGGAGCGATTGCCGGATTTGTCATCTCAGCCTGGAGAAGGCATCTCCGGATGCGGGTGCGCCGATCGAGTTGGGGTGTTGTTGCAAGGACGACCTGGCTGCTGCCCACAAGCGATGCGCTGAGACGTGGTTTAAGATCAAGGGAAACAA GACATGTGAGGTTTGCGGCTCGATCGCGAAGAATGTGGTGGGTTCAGGCGAGACCGAACCCACCGAGCACTGGAACGAAGCTGCTACTGCATCTCCACcaccttcatcatcatcatcagaaacACAGAGCTCTTGGCAGGGCCACCGGTTTCTCAACTTGCTGCTTGCGTGCCTGGTGTTTGCCTTTGTCATCTCCTGGCTATTTCATTTCAATGCTCCAGGCTGA